From Leptospira venezuelensis, a single genomic window includes:
- a CDS encoding formate hydrogenase yields the protein MSADVSYLIILLTGVVILLENRLKRVVILLGIQGFLLLLPLYQEESGDGFHSIFLAGMVIVFKGILTPIILFWTARRIHSPESTFPKVGYLPTLALLFAGAAACYIFMDIVSAFFGKSHQYGLLYVLLLIYIGVIGFVVRRNWIGVIACFSIFENGTFLLTLLLKSGVPIGSEFGSFLDAVLIIGAGAALRINSEQYKGEITR from the coding sequence ATGAGCGCAGACGTTAGTTATCTCATTATACTACTGACCGGAGTGGTCATTCTTTTAGAAAACAGACTCAAAAGGGTAGTCATCCTTTTGGGGATCCAAGGTTTTCTTTTACTTCTACCGTTGTACCAGGAAGAAAGCGGAGACGGTTTCCATTCTATATTTTTAGCAGGAATGGTAATCGTTTTCAAAGGAATATTAACTCCTATTATTCTTTTTTGGACCGCGAGAAGGATACATTCACCAGAATCAACTTTTCCTAAAGTAGGATATCTTCCAACACTTGCACTTTTATTTGCAGGTGCGGCAGCATGTTACATCTTCATGGATATAGTTTCGGCATTCTTTGGGAAATCACATCAGTATGGATTACTATATGTGCTTCTTTTAATATACATTGGAGTGATCGGATTTGTAGTTAGAAGGAACTGGATAGGTGTAATCGCATGTTTCAGCATCTTTGAGAACGGGACATTCTTACTTACTCTACTTCTAAAATCAGGAGTTCCAATAGGAAGCGAATTCGGATCCTTTTTGGATGCTGTTTTGATCATTGGAGCAGGTGCAGCTCTTAGAATCAACAGTGAGCAATATAAGGGGGAAATAACTAGATGA
- a CDS encoding NADH-quinone oxidoreductase subunit H has product MVTATFLLGILIQILAFISLPFLCGGVLQKIRAYAQGRRGAPVLQILYDTIRMIRKSPIDGPFSGFFSESSAIFAFAFGLVLWSLVSFEWASLLLIPFLIGMIRFATVAYAVENGTSFGGMGAARETLLFIFGEPILILVLVVLESNVVFHENFAHISFAILFFLGATLIVLSELAKPPFDDPRTHLELTMVHEAMLLEASGRTRAFFELAHQFKTASLFLLLTKLGLEHVEVFLGVSSVPIWKELASFGGAILLSALIGYWEANSTRRKWIWIPELLGLNFIFMLILGILLKLGK; this is encoded by the coding sequence ATGGTCACAGCTACTTTCTTATTGGGCATTCTGATCCAGATTTTAGCCTTTATATCTCTTCCTTTCTTATGCGGAGGCGTTCTCCAAAAGATCAGGGCTTATGCCCAAGGCAGAAGAGGTGCACCCGTTCTGCAGATCCTATATGACACAATCCGAATGATCAGAAAAAGTCCGATAGATGGTCCTTTCTCTGGATTTTTCTCAGAAAGTTCTGCGATATTCGCTTTTGCTTTCGGATTAGTTCTTTGGTCTCTGGTTTCTTTTGAATGGGCCTCCTTATTACTGATCCCATTTTTAATAGGAATGATCCGATTCGCTACTGTGGCTTACGCAGTGGAAAACGGAACTTCTTTTGGTGGAATGGGAGCAGCAAGAGAAACTCTTCTTTTCATATTCGGTGAACCGATCCTGATCCTGGTTCTTGTGGTATTGGAATCAAACGTAGTTTTCCATGAAAACTTCGCACATATTTCTTTTGCGATATTATTCTTCCTGGGAGCGACATTGATTGTCCTTTCTGAACTCGCCAAACCGCCATTTGACGATCCAAGAACTCACTTAGAGCTCACAATGGTTCACGAAGCAATGTTATTAGAAGCCTCCGGAAGAACGAGGGCATTCTTTGAGTTAGCCCACCAATTTAAAACTGCTTCTTTGTTCTTACTTCTTACCAAATTAGGATTGGAACACGTAGAAGTATTCTTAGGAGTTTCTTCCGTTCCTATTTGGAAAGAATTAGCTTCGTTTGGAGGAGCCATTCTTCTCTCCGCGTTAATCGGATATTGGGAAGCAAACAGCACTCGACGAAAATGGATTTGGATCCCTGAATTACTCGGCTTGAATTTTATTTTCATGCTGATCTTGGGAATTCTTCTGAAACTAGGTAAATAA
- a CDS encoding proton-conducting transporter membrane subunit, producing the protein MTVLAYLSVITSLLAPFLIGNVLGVDFFGKDSSIGLGLSLQAILGSFIAVYVYGYEKERKALVIFGYAIFFLSTGICYLVGKSLWLVLFWELSTISAFLLYIGGKWNDASIRSFVALVAAGGIGAFCFTFWIFSNDPRSGLFFLILGLLIKSAFFGVHFWLPEAHAGAPAHASAAYSGLLVNLPLVLFSKFALPLLLGTHYAAILIPLAGIGVLWAGITALFSREVKKSIAYSTVENMNFLWLSLLLSAYWQDSEQESLRMLSKAFAVLFLISLVHHSISKTFQFLFFGYLTKLSGRSGADENTGIGRISGIPTFLAAIGTMSFLAIPGTTGFLSESTFIKLLSAVLEVADTSAALVLPLLILVCTGLAVGAAAHLKLFLGLVLSRPRTNFEDHGKNTTISVSLFLTGALVLISPLIILSFTNYYAVRVEWLDFSWFRGIGILNVIGLVILLSVGLLGLRHKIKERKLWDCGGLFGGSEVAITSSALSDPLAAPLGRYFADEAGNSRLDKGFIKILLRILSSLKAKIRGADDESISVDLTYSSFTVLTILIVIIIVRLAEGDIWSQLLSYWAF; encoded by the coding sequence TTCGGGAAAGATAGTTCGATCGGTCTTGGGTTATCTCTCCAAGCGATACTAGGCAGTTTTATAGCCGTATATGTATACGGTTATGAAAAAGAAAGAAAGGCGTTGGTCATTTTTGGTTACGCCATTTTTTTTCTAAGCACAGGGATTTGTTACCTGGTAGGAAAAAGTTTGTGGCTGGTTCTTTTCTGGGAGCTGTCCACAATAAGCGCCTTTCTTCTTTATATCGGAGGCAAATGGAATGATGCCTCCATCCGAAGTTTCGTGGCATTAGTTGCTGCAGGCGGGATCGGGGCCTTCTGTTTTACGTTCTGGATCTTTTCGAACGATCCAAGATCCGGATTATTTTTCCTGATCTTGGGACTTTTGATCAAATCAGCATTTTTCGGCGTTCATTTTTGGTTACCGGAAGCTCACGCGGGTGCACCTGCTCACGCTTCTGCAGCTTACTCCGGATTATTAGTCAATCTACCTCTTGTATTATTTTCTAAATTTGCTCTTCCACTTTTACTCGGAACCCATTATGCAGCCATCCTTATACCATTAGCCGGAATTGGAGTATTATGGGCAGGTATTACTGCACTATTCAGTAGAGAAGTCAAAAAATCCATTGCTTATAGCACGGTTGAGAATATGAACTTCTTATGGTTGAGCTTACTTCTCTCAGCTTATTGGCAAGATAGCGAACAGGAAAGTTTAAGGATGCTGAGCAAGGCATTTGCGGTCCTTTTCCTGATCTCTTTGGTTCACCACAGCATTAGCAAAACATTCCAATTCTTATTTTTCGGATATCTAACTAAATTATCCGGTAGATCCGGAGCAGATGAAAACACGGGGATAGGAAGGATCAGTGGAATTCCTACATTCCTCGCCGCAATCGGAACTATGAGTTTTCTTGCCATTCCTGGAACTACCGGTTTCTTATCAGAATCCACATTTATCAAATTATTATCCGCGGTTTTAGAAGTTGCCGATACTAGTGCGGCACTTGTTCTTCCGCTTCTAATTTTAGTCTGTACAGGTTTAGCTGTGGGAGCAGCCGCTCATTTAAAACTATTCCTAGGACTTGTTCTTTCCAGACCTCGAACAAATTTCGAAGACCATGGAAAGAATACGACTATCAGCGTTTCCTTATTCTTAACCGGCGCCTTGGTATTGATCTCACCTTTGATCATTCTTAGCTTCACAAACTATTATGCAGTGAGGGTAGAATGGTTGGATTTTTCCTGGTTCAGAGGGATCGGGATCTTGAACGTAATTGGCCTTGTGATACTGTTAAGTGTAGGGTTGTTAGGACTCAGACATAAGATCAAAGAGAGAAAACTGTGGGATTGCGGCGGCTTATTCGGCGGATCGGAGGTAGCGATCACGAGTTCGGCTCTTTCCGATCCGCTAGCCGCTCCTTTAGGCAGATATTTTGCTGATGAAGCGGGCAATTCCAGATTAGACAAAGGGTTCATTAAGATTTTATTAAGAATACTTTCCTCTTTGAAAGCTAAGATCAGAGGAGCGGATGATGAATCCATCTCTGTAGACTTAACTTATTCTTCTTTTACTGTATTAACAATTTTGATCGTAATCATCATCGTTCGTCTTGCGGAGGGAGACATATGGTCACAGCTACTTTCTTATTGGGCATTCTGA